Proteins from a genomic interval of Panthera tigris isolate Pti1 chromosome A2, P.tigris_Pti1_mat1.1, whole genome shotgun sequence:
- the RAD54L2 gene encoding helicase ARIP4 — protein MSDESASGSDPDLDPDVELEDAEEEEEEEEVAVEEHGRDDAEDLLDDPSLEDMCGTECAQLEEDGQRPPRCTSTTSSQSEPSEQLRRHQGKSLASEDPKKKRAQKPSHMRRNIRKLLREDQLEPVTKAAQQEELERRKRLEQQRKDYAAPIPTVPLEFLPEEIVLRASDGPQLPPRVLSQEVICLDSSSGSEDEKSSRDEVIELSSGEEDTLHIVDSSESVSEEDEEEEKGGTHVNDVLNQRDALGRVLVNLNHPPEEENVFLAPQLARAVKPHQIGGIRFLYDNLVESLERFKTSSGFGCILAHSMGLGKTLQVISFIDVLFRHTPAKTVLAIVPVNTLQNWLAEFNMWLPAPEALPADNKPEEVQPRFFKVHILNDEHKTMAARAKVMADWVSEGGVLLMGYEMYRLLTLKKSFATGRSKKTKKRSHPVIIDLDEEDRQQEFRREFEKALCRPGPDVVICDEGHRIKNCQASTSQALKNIRSRRRVVLTGYPLQNNLIEYWCMVDFVRPDFLGTRQEFSNMFERPILNGQCIDSTPQDVRLMRYRSHVLHSLLEGFVQRRGHTVLKIHLPAKEENVILVRLSKIQRDLYTQFMDRFRDCGSSGWLGLNPLKAFCVCCKIWNHPDVLYEALQKESLANEQDLDVEELGSAGTSARCPSQGTKGKGEDSTLASSMGEATNSKFLQGVGFNPFQERGNNIVTYEWAKDLLTNYQTGVLENSPKMVLLFHLIEESVKLGDKILVFSQSLSTLALIEEFLGKREVPCLPGADGQGVQKWVRNVSYFRLDGSTPAFERERLINQFNDPSNLTTWLFLLSTRAGCLGVNLIGANRVVVFDASWNPCHDAQAVCRVYRYGQKKPCHIYRLVADFTLEKKIYDRQISKQGMSDRVVDDLNPMLNFTRKEVENLLHFVEKEPAPQASLNIKGIKEPVLQLACLKYPHLITKEPFEHESLLLNRKDHKLTKAEKKAAKKSYEEDKRTSVPYTRPSYAQYYPASDQNLTSIPAFSQRNWQPTLKSDEKPVASVRPVQSTPIPMMPRHVPLGGSVSSASSTNPAMNFPINYLQRAGVLVQKVVTTTDIVIPGLNSSTDVQARINAGESIHIIRGTKGTYIRTSDGRIFAVRATGKPKVPEDGRMAASGSQGPSLESTSNGRHSASSPKAPDPEGLARPVSPDSPEIISELQQYADVAAARESQQSSPNSNAALPGPPAQLVDSSAVPGTALGTEPRHGGHCLNSSLLVTGQPCGDRNPVLDLRGHKRKMATPPAAQESARRRSRKGHLPAPVQPYEHGYPVSGGFAMPPVSLNHNLAAPFTSQAGENSLFMGSTPSYYQLSNLLADARLVFPVTTDPLVPAGPVSSSSTATSVTASNPTFMLNPSVPGILPSYSLPFSQPLLSEPRMFAPFPSPVLPSNLSRGMSVYPGYMSPHAGYPAGGLLRSQVPPFDSHEVAEVGFSSNDDEDKDDDVIEVTGK, from the exons ACCCATCCCTGGAAGACATGTGTGGCACTGAGTGTGCCCAACTGGAGGAAGATGGGCAGCGGCCACCGCGGTGCACTTCAACTACCTCATCTCAGTCTGAGCCTTCAGAGCAGCTTAGGCGCCACCAAGGCAAGAGCCTCGCCTCCGAGGACCCCAAAAAGAAGAGAGCTCAGAAGCCCTCCCACATGAGGAGAAACATACG AAAGCTGCTCCGGGAGGATCAGTTGGAGCCCGTTACCAAAGCAGCACAACAGGAAGAGTTGGAAAGAAGGAAACGCCTGGAGCAGCAGAGGAAGGATTACGCAGCCCCCATTCCTACTGTTCCCCTGGAGTTCCTTCCTG agGAAATTGTCTTAAGAGCAAGCGATGGTCCCCAACTGCCTCCTCGGGTCCTGTCCCAGGAAGTCATTTGTTTGGACAGCAGCAGTGGCAGTGAGGATGAAAAAAGCAGTCGAGATG AAGTGATTGAACTGAGCTCTGGAGAGGAAGATACCCTGCATATTGTGGACAGCAGCGAATCTGTCAGtgaggaagatgaggaagaggagaagggtgGTACCCACGTGAATGATGTCTTAAACCAGCGAGATGCTCTGGGGCGGGTCCTTGTCAATCTGAACCACCCTCCGGAGGAGGAGAATGTCTTCCTGGCCCCACAGTTGGCACGGGCAGTGAAACCTCATCAG ATTGGTGGGATCCGGTTCCTGTATGATAATCTGGTTGAATCCCTGGAGAGGTTTAAGACCAGTAGTGGCTTTGGCTGTATCCTGGCCCATAGCATGGGTCTGGGGAAAACTTTGCAAGTGATCTCCTTCATCGACGTCCTCTTCCGCCACACGCCAGCCAAAACTGTCCTTGCCATTGTGCCG GTTAATACTCTTCAGAATTGGTTGGCAGAGTTCAACATGTGGCTTCCAGCACCTGAAGCCCTTCCAGCTGACAACAAGCCTGAAGAAGTCCAGCCTCGGTTCTTTAAAGTTCACATCTTGAATGATGAGCACAA GACAATGGCAGCTCGTGCTAAAGTGATGGCTGATTGGGTATCAGAGGGTGGGGTGCTACTGATGGGGTACGAAATGTACAGACTCCTCACCCTGAAGAAATCCTTTGCCACAGGTAGATCGAAGAAAACCAAGAAACGCTCTCACCCGGTCATCATTGATCTGGATGAGGAAGATCGACAGCAGGAGTTTCGGAGAG AGTTTGAGAAGGCCTTATGCCGCCCTGGCCCTGATGTGGTGATTTGTGACGAGGGACACCGCATCAAAAACTGCCAGGCCAGCACCTCACAGGCCCTGAAGAACATTCGCTCTCGCCGCCGAGTGGTGCTGACCGGGTATCCCCTGCAGAACAACCTCATTGAGTACTGGTGCATGGTGGACTTTGTGCGCCCAGACTTCCTCGGCACCCGGCAGGAGTTCAGCAACATGTTTGAACGCCCCATCCTGAATGGGCAGTGTATTGACAGCACGCCTCAGGATGTCCGCCTCATGCGGTACCGGAGCCACGTCTTGCATAGCCTCCTGGAAGGCTTTGTGCAGAG GAGAGGCCACACTGTGCTGAAGATTCATCTACCTGccaaggaagaaaatgtgatcCTGGTGCGGCTCTCAAAGATCCAGCGAGATTTGTACACACAGTTCATGGACCGTTTCCGAGACTGTGGTAGCAGTGGCTGGCTGGGGCTGAACCCCCTCAAGGCTTTCTGTGTGTGCTGCAAG ATCTGGAATCACCCGGATGTGCTGTATGAAGCCCTTCAGAAGGAGAGTCTGGCCAATGAGCAGGACCTAGATGTGGAAGAACTTGGCTCAGCTGGGACTAGTGCTCGCTGCCCATCACAGGGAACAAAAGGCAAGGGGGAGGACAGCACCTTGGCTTCCTCAATGGGAGAAGCAACCAATAGCAAATTCCTACAAGGGGTTGGCTTCAACCCTTTCCAGGAGCGAGGCAACAACATTGTCACATATGAATGG GCCAAGGACCTTTTGACTAATTACCAGACTGGGGTCTTAGAGAACTCTCCCAAAATGGTATTGCTTTTCCACCTGATTGAGGAAAGTGTGAAGCTTGGGGACAAGATTCTTGTGTTCAG CCAGAGCCTTTCCACTTTGGCTCTCATCGAGGAATTCCTAGGGAAACGAGAAGTGCCCTGTCTACCTGGTGCTGATGGGCAAGGAGTACAGAAGTGGGTTCGAAACGTCAGCTACTTCC GGCTAGATGGTAGCACCCCTGCCTTTGAGAGGGAGCGGCTCATTAATCAGTTCAATGATCCCAGCAACCTCACCACCTGGCTATTCCTTCTGTCCACAAG GGCTGGATGCTTGGGTGTGAATCTGATCGGTGCCAACCGAGTGGTGGTGTTTGATGCTTCTTGGAACCCTTGCCATGATGCCCAGGCAGTGTGTCGGGTATACCGTTATGGCCAGAAAAAGCCCTGTCATATCTATCGCCTTGTGGCTGATTTCACCCTTGAAAAGAAGATCTATGACCGACAGATTTCCAAGCAGGGCATGTCAG ATCGGGTGGTGGATGATCTCAATCCAATGCTGAACTTTACCCGGAAGGAGGTGGAGAACCTACTGCACTTTGTTGAGAAGGAGCCAGCTCCCCAAGCATCCTTGAACATAAAGGGGATCAAGGAGCCAGTACTCCAACTTGCCTGTCTGAAGTACCCTCACCTCATCACCAAG GAGCCTTTTGAGCATGAGTCACTGCTCCTTAACCGAAAGGATCACAAGCTGACCAAGGCTGAGaaaaaagcagcaaagaaaaGCTATGAGGAAGACAAGCGCACATCCGTCCCCTATACCCGCCCGTCGTATGCGCAGTATTACCCTGCAAGCGACCAGAACCTGACCAGCATCCCTGCTTTCAGTCAGAGAAACTG GCAGCCAACACTGAAGAGTGATGAGAAGCCTGTGGCCAGTGTTCGTCCTGTGCAGtccacccccatccccatgaTGCCCCGGCATGTCCCACTGGGAGGCAGTGTAAGCTCTGCCTCCAGCACAAATCCAGCCATGAACTTCCCGATCAACTACCTACAGCGAGCGGGGGTCCTTGTGCAGAAGGTGGTCACCACAACAG ATATTGTTATTCCTGGACTCAACAGCTCCACAGATGTACAGGCGAGAATTAATGCTGGTGAGAGCATTCACATCATCCGTGGGACGAAAG GGACATACATTCGCACCAGTGATGGGCGGATCTTTGCTGTCCGAGCAACTGGCAAACCGAAGGTCCCAGAAGATGGTCGGATGGCTGCCTCAG GTTCCCAGGGGCCTTCTCTCGAATCCACAAGCAACGGCAGACACAGTGCCTCATCACCCAAAGCCCCCGACCCCGAGGGGCTGGCCAGACCCGTCTCTCCAGACAGCCCGGAGATCATCAGTGAGCTCCAGCAGTATGCAGATGTGGCTGCCGCCAGGGAATCCCAAcagagctccccaaactccaATGCCGCCCTGCCTGGCCCCCCGGCTCAACTCGTGGACAGCAGTGCTGTTCCTGGGACAGCTCTCGGGACTGAGCCTCGACATGGGGGTCATTGCCTCAATAGTTCCCTCTTGGTGACCGGCCAGCCCTGTGGTGACAGGAACCCAGTGTTGGACTTACGGGGCCATAAGCGAAAGATGGCCACGCCACCTGCTGCCCAAGAGTCAGCCCGCCGGCGGTCCAGGAAAGGCCACCTGCCAGCCCCCGTGCAGCCGTACGAACACGGGTATCCAGTTTCTGGCGGGTTTGCCATGCCACCCGTCTCCTTAAACCATAACCTCGCCGCTCCCTTCACCTCCCAGGCTGGGGAGAACTCCTTGTTTATGGGCAGTACCCCCTCCTACTACCAgctgtccaatttgctggcagaTGCCCGCCTGGTGTTTCCAGTGACTACTGACCCTCTGGTGCCAGCAGGCCCCGTCAGTTCCTCCTCCACGGCTACCTCAGTCACTGCCAGCAACCCCACCTTCATGCTCAACCCGTCTGTTCCAGGGATACTACCCAGCTATTCACTCCCATTCTCACAGCCACTCCTGTCCGAGCCGAGGATGTTTGCgccttttccttcccctgtcTTACCCAGCAACCTTTCACGGGGCATGTCTGTCTACCCAGGCTACATGTCCCCACATGCAGGCTACCCTGCTGGCGGCCTCCTCCGGTCCCAGGTGCCTCCATTTGACTCTCATGAGGTTGCTGAGGTGGGCTTCAGCTCCAATGATGATGAGGATAAGGACGATGATGTGATAGAGGTCACTGGGAAATAG